TGTCTGGGTGCGTCCACCCGCCTCTGCCCACAGGGAGCTGCAGGAGGAGAGCGGTCTGACGGTGGACGCGCTGCAGAAGGTGGGCCAGATCGTGTTTGAGTTCGTGGGCGACCCCGAGCTGATGGACATGCACATCTTCTGCACAGACAGTGTCCACGGGACACCAGTGGAGAGCGAAGGTGAGTCTCTGGGCTCGTCCCTTCACGGCGGGCGAGAGGGAGGCGGGTGATGAGCGGCACggcagccctcccctcccccggggGCAGGTGCTGAAACACACCAGCGCCGGAGCCTCCCTACTCTTCTGTAAGATAAGGGATACAGTCACAAGGATGAAATATGAAAGTATGTCAAGTTCCTCACACAGAATAACTCAGTAATTCCTCACAAAAAGTCAGTTTAAGATCTGGATTGACCGTCGATGACAGTTCCTTTTCACTGACTTCAGAAATGCGCCCCCAGTGGTTCCAACTGGACCAGATCCCCTTCGCTGACATGTGGCCCGATGACAGCTACTGGTTTCCCCTCCTGCTTCAGAAGAAGAAGTTCCACGGCTACTTCAAGTTCCAGAGTCACGACACCATCCTGGACTACGAGCTTCGCGAGGTGGACACAGTCTAGGACAGGGCTGAGCCCGTCCCTCGGGCCGTGAGCGTCCCTGCCCAGCCCCGCTGTGGCTCCGGGCTCAGCACACCGGCCGGGCCTCCAGTCTGTCTGGCGCATGATCggatggaaaggaaaataaacctcTTTTACCTTTTCAACATTCCTCACCGGGCCTCACGAAGTCCCATCCTCGGGGAGCCGCCAGACATGCCTGGCTGTGACCTGCACCGCTGGACAGAGATGGGGGAAAGAGACACAGGCGCAAAAGGGGAGGGGACGGCTTTTCGGACGTCCCACGGGGGAGAACTGGTGCGGGAGGCCCGGCATAGGTGTGCACGGGGCCGCGGGATCCCGGGGGCGGGCTAGAGGCCGTGTCCTCCTCTCACCACCCCCTGTACGGGGAAACCGAGGCGCGGTCAGGGCCCAGAGCTCCAACCCCCGTCTAATGTAGCATCACTTGgtcgccctccctcccccaagacaGGCTGACCTCGTCCTGGTTTctgaccctggggagggggctggggggtaCCAACCACTCACAAAAACTTCACAACTTGACCCGACTTTTATAAACACGTTTAATGATAGTCGTTCATGTAAGTTCAGTGATAAAAATCTCGGAATGTAGCTCGTTTGTAAACAATTCCAGTTAACTGGGTGTGATGGTCATTGATCCCTGCAGCCGTATAAAGTGCTTCATACATAACCCGAGCCCCGGGTCCCCATGGCAGCCTGCCTTGGCCacgccctccctcctccccactctgcGTCTTCGCCCGCTGACTGGGTCACCACCGAGTCAGCTGGACGCAGGCTGGAGGGGCGTGGCCTGAAGGCGCACGCCTCGGGCCAGGCCGAGGCAGTGGTGAGCCGCACTCAGCCCTAACGAGTGCCCTAACGGGACGGGAGCGGCCGAAGGGCTCCCATCGGGAAAACGGAACCGGACGTCCTTTCACGGGGCTGTGACCAGGCTCTCCCGGGCACGAGGAAAGCTCGGACGCAGAGGTGTGCGTGACCCACCTTGGAGCTGGAGCAGCCTCTCCTCCCCGTC
This region of Phocoena phocoena chromosome 15, mPhoPho1.1, whole genome shotgun sequence genomic DNA includes:
- the NUDT1 gene encoding oxidized purine nucleoside triphosphate hydrolase, with the protein product MCASRLYTLVLVLQPQRVLLGMKKRGFGAGRWNGFGGKVQEGETIEDGAKRELQEESGLTVDALQKVGQIVFEFVGDPELMDMHIFCTDSVHGTPVESEEMRPQWFQLDQIPFADMWPDDSYWFPLLLQKKKFHGYFKFQSHDTILDYELREVDTV